TTGAGCAATGTGATGGATAATCTCTCTTTGTTTAAAGATGCGCTTTATCTTTTAAAGCCAATGAAGGGATGCTTGAAAGGAAAACCGGCGCTCATTTGTGGTGCAGGACCCTCTCTCAAAGATCAATATGAAGCGATTGCGCAGCTAAGTTCAAGGGCGTATCTTTTTGCAGGAGTGAGGGCACTTGAAATGCTGAAAAGCGTTTCAATCAGGGCTGATTTCGGTGGGGTGATTGATCCTCTTTTTGTCAGTCATCAGATCGAAGATGTGACGCGCGATGTCTCAATGGTGTTTTATCAAGATCGAGCTGCTTCCGACATGATGCGGCGAGTTCAACAACCCTGCGTTTGGTCAGGTGTTGGAGAGGGATATCCTTTACAAACATGGCTTTATCGCCATCTCGGTATCAGCCATTTTTTTGAAGCGGGGTGGAATGTCTCTAATTTTCTAACAAATATTGCCGTCTATTTGGGGTGTTATCCGATTATTTTCGCAGGTCAAGATCACTGCTATCGGAAAGAGGAGAAATATGCCGAATCGGTTCCTCATCTCGATAATATGAAGTGTATAGAGGTGCGCGATCGGCAGGGGGACATTGTCAAAACAAAACGGGATTTTCTCATGTCAATACAGTGGATAGAACGCCTAATTCAAGAGAAATCCGATATCGATTTCTATCAACTGGGGACGCTTGGACTTGAAGTTCAAGGCCTCAAGATTTGGAGTAGAGATCTGCCTGTGATGAAAAAAGAAAAGTGCCCGCTGACTCAGCAGCCGGTTGATTTTGATCCTTTGATTCTTAAGGTGAGTTTTGATAGAGCGCTTGTCAAATGTGATCTGATTTTAGAGACCTTAAAATCGATGATCAAGGTGGGTAAACCACAATTTTCACCTCTTTTTACATTACATGACATCGAATTAAAAGAAGAGATTTGTTACGCTCATTACTTACGACCAATGTGGGATCAATGGAAGTATTTGCTTGATCAAGCATCGGATAAAAATGAAGTTCAACCTTTTGATTTAGATCAGATAAAATCAAAGGTCTGTGAAATCGGGTTTTACAAAGACCTTATTTCAAGAGTCATACGATCCTTTTAAAAGAGTGTTTTTTTGTTAAGACAATCGTACCAAGTTCATTTTGATTTGGAGTCATTTATTCTCATTGATGAGGAGCTTGAAATTTATATTCATAAACAACACGATATCCAACAATTAAAAGAAAAACGTTTATTTTATCCTACAAATGAACTCAAGGGGCGCCTGCTCTATGAGAATCATCAATTATATGGTCCCAGTGAGTTTTATACCAAATCAGGGCAGCTCATCTCTCGAAGCTATTATTTTGGCGGGAAAAAGGTGGGCGTTAGTGAAATGTTTTATTCTCTAGGAGCTCCTTATGCTCGCGAAAAATGGAAAGAAGGGGAGCGGCATCTCAAACAACTGTATTGGTATCGCAGCGGCGCGTTAAAAAGTGAAATCGAATATCAACATGGCCGGTTACACGGCCTTTCTATTTTGTATTATCCTTCGGGAGAAGTGAAGCGAAAGGTGGAGTATCATTATGGCAAGCGCATCGGGGACAATATGATTTTTAATGAACATAGGGAACAGATCTAAAAATATGGGGCGATTATTAGATCAAAGGTATCCCGGGTTATCATTTTTAATGCGATTTTCGCCCCCGTCCAAAATTAAAAGCGAAGGCGGTGATGAAGCGGTTGAAGTGAATTGTGATGCCTTGGATCAATATGATACGATATTTATCTATGGGGTAGGGAGGGGGCACTATTTTGATCAATTATTCACATGGTTAGAGGCGAGTCGATTGAGGGAGTTAATCTTCATTGAAGATGATCTTCATGCGATTTTACGTCTTGAAAACGAAGGGCGCTTTGATGCCATTTTTTATCACCCTCGCACGCATCTCATGGCTCTGATGCCCGGCAAAGAGCTAGAGGAGATCGTGAGGGAAGCGATCCATCAGTTTCCATCGGATAAAATAGCTGTGTTAGCTACTCCTTCCTATGAGAAAACGGCTCGGTTTGAAATTTTAAGAATGAATCTATTGCGTGCTGCAACGACACTCAATGCGATGCAGAATGAAACACTGTATCACCATCAACTATTTGCTAATTTAATCGTCAATTATCGACGGATTCCCCAAGGTTTTTTTGCTAATCGACTCAAGGGGCAGTTTGAAAAGATTCCTGCCATTATTTGTGGAGGGGGGCCTTCATTAGCTGAAATCAAAGAGCATTTTCATGCGATAGAAGATAAGGCTCTGATTTTTGCGGGGGGATCGGGGATAGCGGCGCTCACCCATTTGGGGTTACTTCCCCATTTTGCGCTCGCAGTTGATCCTAATTCCACAGAATGGGATTTGGT
This Simkaniaceae bacterium DNA region includes the following protein-coding sequences:
- a CDS encoding DUF115 domain-containing protein, which produces MSNIELLREKNPGLALQITLTHSKATAFISDQIPIKGFQHLCIYGAHPQAIVSLLPWLSCDLNHQLYLIDHAWDDFLNEKSNALCLEHPRVHCYAANQEEDLKRLSWNIAFRSMQFVSLRPDGDAIKKKLYFFKEGVELSLVDGQDKGMTVLSNVMDNLSLFKDALYLLKPMKGCLKGKPALICGAGPSLKDQYEAIAQLSSRAYLFAGVRALEMLKSVSIRADFGGVIDPLFVSHQIEDVTRDVSMVFYQDRAASDMMRRVQQPCVWSGVGEGYPLQTWLYRHLGISHFFEAGWNVSNFLTNIAVYLGCYPIIFAGQDHCYRKEEKYAESVPHLDNMKCIEVRDRQGDIVKTKRDFLMSIQWIERLIQEKSDIDFYQLGTLGLEVQGLKIWSRDLPVMKKEKCPLTQQPVDFDPLILKVSFDRALVKCDLILETLKSMIKVGKPQFSPLFTLHDIELKEEICYAHYLRPMWDQWKYLLDQASDKNEVQPFDLDQIKSKVCEIGFYKDLISRVIRSF